AGGGCTTGGTTTGACAGCTTTAccactcagctttttcatttGGGTTTTCATGCTTCTTGTGGTAATTTTTTCATTCTCATTCATTCATAGCAGGTTGTTTACTTACTTTTGTATGTAGATGACATCATTATTACTGGCAGTGATAAGGTGCTTGTTGTTGATATTATTACTCAGCTTAGGGTTTCATTTGCTCTCAAGGATTTAGGTCCTTTGCACTATTTTTTGGGGCTGCAGATTGAATATTCTGGTGATGGTATTTTTGTACATCAATCCAAATATGCCAAAGATTTGCTGTCTAGATTTCATATGATGGACTGTAAACCTTGTTCTAATCCGTGTGCCTCTTCTCAATCTTCTGCTCTTGCTGTTAGTCCTCTTCTCTCTGATCCAACAACCTATAGAAGTCTTGTTGGTGCTTTACAATACTTGACATTCACTAGGCCTGACTTGTGTTATGCTGTCCAGAAGGTCTGTCAATTCATGAGCAAGCCTTCTCAACTTCATCTTGTTGCTGCTAAATGGATCTTGAGATACTTGATGGGTACATTGCATAAAGGGATTTACTTTTGGCCTGGTTCTCTCACCCTTTCAGCTTATtgtgatgctgattgggcaggagatcctatTAATAAGAGGTCCATTACGGGTATGATTGTTTTCTTAGGCAATTCTCCTATCACTTGGTCCGCTAAGAAGCAGGCTGTTGTGTCTCGGTCTTCCACTGAAGCTGAGTACAAGTCTCTTGCTCATACAACAGCTGAGTTATATTGGTTGCGTATGCTTCTTAAGGACTTAGGGGTTTATTTGCATCATCCTCCTATTTTATGGTGTGATAACTTTTCATCTCTTGCTTTGGCCTCAAATCCTATCTTTCATGCTCGCGCAAAACATATAGAGGTTGATTATCATTTTGTTCGAGAAAAGGTGTTGAATAGAGATATGGTTATCAAGTACATCTCTACCTTGGATCAACTGGCTGATATATTCACCAAAGGATTGCCATCTCCTTGGTTTCATGCTTTGTCCTACAAACTCATGGGGACTCCTCCCCTtcgtttgaggggggatgtaaAGAATGATGGTGAATCTGTCAACAGAGATATAAAACAGAGCACAAACGACTTGTAGTTTAGAAATACTATTGTAATCTTGTATGTAGTTTAGCACCACAGGTTTAAGTATAGGATTAGTTTTAATACAGTCCACGTGTATGTATTCTGTTAGAGTAGTTAGTTCCAAATCAGTTATGGTTAATGACCCTATATAATTGGGGATCTGATGTAATCTATTCATATAATGGAATTCAGTTTTtctactctttcttcttctagaATTTCTCTCTAAAGAATCTCAGAACTTTCTCAATTACTTGTAAGAGAGATCGTTGTATGGTTATTTAGTTTTGTAAAATATGGTCACTTAGTTATGGTAAATGTTGTAATTCTTTGTATGAGAAATTGTTGTCTACACATTTAGTTTTGCAAAAAATGTGGTCATTTAGTTAAGGTTAATGTGGTAATTCTAAGTCTGAGATGTTGTGAAACAAACGTTGTTTCTTATATCGTTCATATTGGTCTTCCTACCCCTTCTATATCGGGCTTGTATGGTTAATGTTGGTCATTCTGTATATGGACATCCTTTGTGTGGATTGCATACAAATATTCCGTTATAGATTTTGGCAGTTCATATGTCATTTATAATGGCTGAAGCTGTGAATGCAATTTTGTTTACTTATTTTGGAGTTGAGAAATTTAACAATACATGGACATATATTTGTGAAggttaaatttgaattttgctGAATAATGTGGACATTGCTTGTATGACCCCTGATTTGTATAGTGTTATGCACTTGTAATTATAGAATGTGAAATTGAAGAGATTGTTATTACCTTGTCATTTGATTTCCAAGTTTGTGTGCACGGTGAAATGGAAATTGATATCCAAATTGTTGTTAATGAGGTTGTGGCAACGGAATTCCATACACCTGTAAATAATGttattaaggaaacaattgaggATGAGAATAATGTTGATTTCATCCCAGCAGAGGAGATGGAATTTGATTCAGCTGATCACATAATAAATTTCTACATTAGGTAATCATACACGAAAGGGTTTGCTCGGACATTGAGAACTTTAAGGAATGACGAAACTGGTAATATACGTTAACCTAGCCTGTAATAGAGGGAGGTCATACGGTgttgaggaagatgatggacACGTGCACAGGACTTCAAAAACAAGGTGTCCTGCCCATATCACTACTATATTAAACAGAAATTGAAAATGGAGGTTGAAGACAACTGTGCTAACTCACAATCATGATGTCTAACTAATCAAAAGTAGGTAAGAGATCAAAACAATTCTACCTTGGAAACAATGTCTTCACAAAGTGCAAAGATGGGTACCTCAATACCCACAAATATAGATCATCTCTTCAAGATTCACCACAATCCACAAACAATCTCATGCTTTCAATCATATATTCCtccaaaaatatatgaaaaactaAGGAGCATGTGAATATCAGGTTTTAGATAGTTgagaaaatcaacaaaagaaactaagattgattgattaattaagAGTTAACTAATAACAATATTGGCAACACCATCAACACCGGTAACACCAGAGGCATCTGCTTCAGGAAACGCTTCATCAGCTTGAGTACCCATCCAAACAGCCAACAGCAGCTCTCCCTTAAAGTTTTCTGACTTCCTATCCTCCAACCTATACCACTGTGGCGCCAATGGACTATCGGGAGGAACCCGTTTTGGAACGTAATTCAGATCGAACAGAACCCGACCAATGAAATCATCATTGACAAGATCCTTATCCTTCACAGTAACTTCAAGCGTCGAAGCATGAAGCCGATCTTTCGAGAAAGCGAACACCTGGTTCCACTCAGGATTCGTCTTCTTCTCAAAATGCCGAGTTGTACCCTTGTAGTTTCCAAGCTTAACTTCAACGTAAGGGTCACAACTACCGGTGACATCTTTTGCTGGCAAGTCCTTGGCCTTGACAACACGGACATAGAGATACTGCATCTGCTCAACGAGTTTGATGTTAGTTTAGTTTTGAATTAATTCAAAGGCCTCTAAAGCATCGGAAAAGACACAGTCAAGTAGCCGTTATTCAAtactaaaaactaaacaaaaagtTACATTAATATTCCATAAACTCAAAACTAGGACAATCCTAagactattaaattttttttttttgataataattaaaaaaactaagaagACTATTAAGtgtaggaaaattttttttaaatagctaaCTTAACAGATAAGCTAAGAGCGAACATTTCGGAAAACCAAAGGTTTCAAAAATGGAAACGAAATCAGATTTTAaatattcaatataaaaataaaaaataaaataaaaaacaaaatgcagAGTGGTTGTTGAGAACCCTAGATCTTTTTAGTAGTAAGTAgaactaatttttaaaatttaaacgaAGATAATGAGCTCACCTTTAGGAAACTGTTATCAGAGAAATCCTCAGATCTAAATGCTTGAAACACTgttaacaaccaaaaacaaaaaacaaacagagTCACAAACCACAAATAGTACAATCAACCCTGTAATTTTTTAGATTGGTGACCGGATAACACAGACATTCCCAAATCCCGTGTTTAGTTACCGAGAAAACGCAGGAAAATACGGATAAAATAAATGTGaaaacattaatttattaattttaaataacaaaaataaaaaaaataaaaaaatcaaccgCTGGAGTTCTTCATTAAATGCAGAACATagaaaagggaacaaaaaaaaccGACACACATGACACATCCATATCAAACTTATCTATCAGaagttttagtttatttaattagcgtttcctttgttgttttttctttccgAGACAAAAGCGACACCGACATTAAATGTTTGGTTACATTACATTTTACTCAAAactttctcggcaaccaaacatgGTTTTAATGCAATACGGTTAGCTACGagacaaagacaactcaaaaGGAACCGAAAGGTTGTTTTAAGGTTATTTACCTTGTCGGTGATGGAAGAGAATCACCGAAAACCTACACCGATTACTGCATCGGAGTTCATCTTCTTGTTGAAGCAAACCAAGAAATGGCGTTGATATTTGTTGGTTGTTGGGAATGAAAATAATCAAAAgagataagagagagaaagagagagtgtttGGCTTTGCTTTTGCTTTAGGAGCGGATGGGGGAATCTGCTGAATATGTGAGAGATATACACAGAAGCTACTACACTCTCTTTCTAGACACACTGTATacggcaaaatttgccaaacagtgaaaattttgaaaaattttagccGGACAGCACGCgtccaaacttatttagttagttagactgtttttgaaagtcgagtttggcaaactcgactttgggctggATTACAGACAcaatagtggcgtttttttagtggcgtttttaaaaacgccactatagatcccctatagtgacgttttctaTAAACACTGCTATAGCCACtg
The DNA window shown above is from Quercus lobata isolate SW786 chromosome 7, ValleyOak3.0 Primary Assembly, whole genome shotgun sequence and carries:
- the LOC115953462 gene encoding FT-interacting protein 3-like, yielding MQYLYVRVVKAKDLPAKDVTGSCDPYVEVKLGNYKGTTRHFEKKTNPEWNQVFAFSKDRLHASTLEVTVKDKDLVNDDFIGRVLFDLNYVPKRVPPDSPLAPQWYRLEDRKSENFKGELLLAVWMGTQADEAFPEADASGVTGVDGVANIVIS
- the LOC115951757 gene encoding uncharacterized protein LOC115951757 — its product is MDSEFTSLQQQHTWSLVYKVKRNSDGSIARFKARLVAKGYLQQYGLDYAETFSPVVKPTTLDVSNAFLHGVLQNEVYMSQPPGYKDISKPHHVVYLLLYVDDIIITGSDKVLVVDIITQLRVSFALKDLGPLHYFLGLQIEYSGDGIFVHQSKYAKDLLSRFHMMDCKPCSNPCASSQSSALAVSPLLSDPTTYRSLVGALQYLTFTRPDLCYAVQKVCQFMSKPSQLHLVAAKWILRYLMGTLHKGIYFWPGSLTLSAYCDADWAGDPINKRSITGMIVFLGNSPITWSAKKQAVVSRSSTEAEYKSLAHTTAELYWLRMLLKDLGVYLHHPPILWCDNFSSLALASNPIFHARAKHIEVDYHFVREKVLNRDMVIKYISTLDQLADIFTKGLPSPWFHALSYKLMGTPPLRLRGDVKNDGESVNRDIKQSTNDL